CGCCCTGGGAGCAGCGCGAGCTCTATCGCCGTCTGTCCCCGATCTCGTACGTCGAGAACGTTCGCGCCCCCACCCTGATCATCCATTCCGAGAACGACTATCGGACGCCGATCGGGGACGGGGAGCAGTGGTTCATGGCCTTGAAGAAGCGGGGCGTGCCCACCGAGCTGGTGCGGTACCCGCGCTCCTCGCACGGCCTCTCCCGCACGGGCGAGCCCTGGCTGCTCGTCGATCGCCTGGAGCGCATCCGCTCGTGGTTCGAGCACTTCCTGGGCAGCGAGACGGTGCGGACCAGCGACGCGCCCACGCACTGACCGGACGTGCGCATCGTCGATCGAACCCCCGGGATCGCGGCCGGTCGCTTCGCCGCTCGCCGGGCGCGCATCCTGGAGGACCTGGGCCCGTCCGCCCTGGTGGTGCCGGCCGGGCCGTCCCGTCTCAAGAACGGCGACACCGAGTACCGGTTCCGCCCCGACAGCGAGTTCCTGTGGCTGACCGGCTGGGGCGAGCCCGAGGCCGTGTTGGTGCTGCGAGGTCACGCGGCGGAGGACCGCTGCGTGCTCTTCGTTCCGCCGCGGGTCCCTGAAGCCGAGCTGTGGACCGGCATGCGCCTCGGGGTGGACGGCGCGTGCGCCGAGCTCGGGGCCGACGCGGCGTTCCCGGTCGACGAGATGGACTCCCGTCTCGCAGATCTGCTGGACGGGGCCGAGCACGTGTACGTCCGTCTGGGCCGGGAACCGGCGCTGGACCGGATCGTCGTGGCCACCCTCGGTTCCGCCCGGGCGCGAGCCTCGCGCACAGGCGGTCGGCCGGTGGGCGTGCTGGACCCGGGCCTGCTGCTCGACGAACCCCGACTCGTGAAGGACGAGGACGAGCTCGCGCTGATCCGCACGGCGGCCGCGCTCACCGTGGAGGGCTTCCGCGCCGCCCTTCCGCGTGTGGCAGCGGGCGTGGGGGAATGGGAGATCCAGGCCGCCCTGGAAGGGACGTTCCTGGCGGGAGGTG
Above is a window of Gemmatimonadota bacterium DNA encoding:
- a CDS encoding aminopeptidase P N-terminal domain-containing protein, with the protein product MRIVDRTPGIAAGRFAARRARILEDLGPSALVVPAGPSRLKNGDTEYRFRPDSEFLWLTGWGEPEAVLVLRGHAAEDRCVLFVPPRVPEAELWTGMRLGVDGACAELGADAAFPVDEMDSRLADLLDGAEHVYVRLGREPALDRIVVATLGSARARASRTGGRPVGVLDPGLLLDEPRLVKDEDELALIRTAAALTVEGFRAALPRVAAGVGEWEIQAALEGTFLAGGAWGPAFGTIVAGGAHACTLHYTRNDARLPQDGWVLIDAGAEVAGYAGDITRALPVTGRGTPAQRDLHDVVREARDAALAVARPGATIDDVERAVRDRLEAGLVELGLASRADAEQRRARLGRLFPHKSGHWLGLDVHDVGLYRVHGAARTLTPGMVFTVEPGLYVPGDDEQAPPELRGVGIRLEDDVLITAEGCENLTAALPMDVDGLIALREGGTA